Proteins encoded within one genomic window of [Enterobacter] lignolyticus SCF1:
- the katG gene encoding catalase/peroxidase HPI: protein MSTQDNVNAGKCPFHQGSHDESAGAGTSSSDWWPKQLRVDLLNQHSNRSNPLGEDFNYRKEFSKLDYSALKGDIRALLTESQSWWPADWGNYAGLFIRMAWHGAGTYRSVDGRGGAGRGQQRFAPLNSWPDNVSLDKARRLLWPIKQKYGQKISWADLFILAGNVALENAGFRTFGFGAGREDVWEPDLDVNWGDEKAWLAHRDPEALAKRPLAATEMGLIYVNPEGPNASGEPLSAAAAIRATFGNMGMDDEETVALIAGGHTLGKTHGAASASHVGADPEAAPLEAQGLGWANSYGSGAGPDAITSGLEVVWTQTPTQWSNYFFENLFKYEWVQTRSPAGAIQFEAVDAPEIIPDPFDPSKKRKPTMLVTDLTLRFDPGFEKISRKFLNDPQAFNEAFARAWFKLTHRDMGPKARYIGPEVPKEDLIWQDPLPQPVFNPTPSDINSLKTAIAASGLSVSELVSVAWASASTFRGGDKRGGANGARLALAPQRDWDVNAMAVRVLPELEAIQKASGKASLADVIVLAGVVGIEQAAKAAGANINVPFTPGRVDARQDQTDIAMFDLLRPVADGFRNYRGGSDNTASTESLLIDKAQQLTLTAPELTVLVGGLRVLGTNFDGSQHGVFTDNVGVLSNDFFVNLLDMRTEWKATDASAELFEGSDRQSGEVKYTATRADLVFGSNAVLRALAEVYASADARDKFVKDFVAAWVKVMNLDRFDLQ from the coding sequence ATGAGCACGCAAGACAATGTTAATGCAGGAAAATGTCCTTTTCATCAGGGCAGCCATGATGAAAGCGCCGGCGCTGGCACTAGCAGTAGCGACTGGTGGCCGAAACAACTCCGCGTCGATCTTCTGAACCAGCACTCCAACCGTTCGAACCCGCTGGGTGAAGACTTCAACTACCGCAAAGAATTTAGCAAGTTAGATTACTCCGCACTCAAAGGCGACATCCGCGCGCTGTTAACGGAATCTCAATCCTGGTGGCCCGCAGACTGGGGCAACTATGCCGGTCTTTTCATCCGCATGGCCTGGCACGGCGCAGGCACCTACCGCTCTGTAGACGGTCGCGGCGGCGCCGGGCGCGGTCAGCAGCGTTTTGCGCCACTGAACTCCTGGCCGGATAACGTCAGCCTCGATAAAGCGCGTCGCCTGCTGTGGCCGATTAAGCAAAAATACGGACAGAAAATCTCCTGGGCCGACCTGTTTATCCTTGCCGGTAACGTGGCGCTGGAAAACGCCGGGTTCCGTACGTTCGGCTTTGGCGCCGGGCGTGAGGATGTCTGGGAGCCGGATCTCGATGTGAACTGGGGCGATGAAAAAGCCTGGCTGGCCCACCGTGACCCGGAAGCGCTGGCGAAACGTCCGCTGGCCGCCACCGAAATGGGGCTGATTTACGTGAACCCGGAAGGGCCGAACGCCAGCGGCGAACCGCTGTCTGCCGCCGCGGCGATCCGCGCGACCTTCGGCAACATGGGCATGGACGACGAAGAGACCGTGGCGCTGATCGCCGGTGGTCACACGCTGGGTAAAACCCACGGCGCAGCGTCAGCCTCTCACGTCGGGGCAGACCCGGAAGCCGCACCGCTGGAGGCGCAGGGCCTCGGCTGGGCGAACAGCTACGGCAGCGGCGCAGGCCCGGATGCCATCACCTCCGGCCTGGAAGTGGTGTGGACGCAAACCCCGACCCAGTGGAGCAACTACTTCTTCGAGAACCTGTTCAAATATGAGTGGGTGCAGACGCGCAGCCCGGCGGGCGCTATTCAGTTTGAAGCGGTAGATGCCCCGGAAATCATTCCCGATCCGTTCGATCCGTCGAAAAAACGTAAACCGACGATGCTGGTGACCGACCTGACGCTGCGCTTCGACCCCGGGTTCGAGAAAATCTCCCGCAAGTTCCTTAACGACCCGCAGGCCTTCAACGAAGCCTTCGCCCGCGCCTGGTTTAAACTGACGCACCGCGATATGGGGCCAAAAGCGCGCTACATCGGCCCGGAAGTGCCAAAAGAAGATCTGATCTGGCAGGACCCGCTGCCGCAGCCGGTGTTTAATCCGACGCCGTCAGACATCAACAGCCTGAAAACGGCGATTGCCGCCTCTGGCCTGTCGGTGAGCGAGCTGGTTTCAGTGGCCTGGGCCTCAGCGTCAACCTTCCGCGGCGGCGATAAGCGCGGCGGCGCGAACGGCGCGCGTCTGGCGCTGGCGCCGCAGCGTGACTGGGATGTGAACGCCATGGCGGTGCGCGTGCTGCCGGAACTGGAAGCTATCCAGAAAGCGTCTGGTAAAGCGTCGCTGGCCGACGTTATCGTGCTGGCAGGCGTTGTCGGTATCGAACAGGCGGCGAAAGCGGCGGGGGCGAACATCAATGTACCGTTTACGCCGGGCCGCGTTGATGCGCGTCAGGACCAGACGGACATCGCCATGTTTGACCTGCTCAGACCGGTGGCGGATGGTTTTCGCAACTACCGCGGCGGCTCCGATAACACCGCCAGCACCGAATCGCTGTTAATCGATAAGGCGCAGCAGCTGACGCTGACCGCGCCGGAACTGACGGTACTGGTGGGCGGCCTGCGCGTGCTGGGCACCAACTTTGACGGCAGCCAGCATGGCGTGTTTACCGACAACGTGGGCGTGCTGAGCAATGATTTCTTCGTGAATCTGCTCGATATGCGCACCGAATGGAAAGCCACCGATGCCTCTGCCGAGCTGTTCGAAGGCAGCGACCGTCAAAGCGGCGAGGTGAAATACACCGCGACCCGCGCCGACCTGGTCTTCGGCTCCAACGCCGTGCTGCGCGCGCTGGCGGAGGTGTACGCCAGCGCCGATGCGCGCGACAAATTCGTGAAGGATTTCGTCGCCGCATGGGTGAAAGTGATGAACCTGGACCGTTTTGACCTGCAGTAA
- a CDS encoding surface-adhesin E family protein — protein sequence MMKPFVLCLTLALLTGCSSLNQPKKPTPGPRPDGIVILLNDPSGNVYTDLRTVSTWQGNPHLRRFYLISNYNEPRRVRDNPPVYIASSRVINVVNCDTHQRAVFERIYFSDYWGEGEAIAKRGAVGQWESYPEESLIGIVAGMTCQIKPERLKPEPAKDTRPTLLGGFDA from the coding sequence ATGATGAAGCCCTTTGTTCTGTGCCTGACGCTAGCACTACTGACGGGATGCAGCAGTCTGAATCAACCCAAAAAACCGACGCCTGGCCCCCGTCCGGACGGGATTGTCATCTTGCTTAACGATCCTTCGGGCAACGTGTATACCGATTTACGCACCGTTTCCACCTGGCAGGGCAATCCCCATCTACGGCGATTCTATCTCATCAGCAATTATAACGAGCCGCGGCGTGTACGTGATAACCCCCCGGTCTATATCGCAAGTTCCAGAGTCATTAATGTCGTGAACTGCGATACGCACCAGCGGGCAGTATTTGAACGAATCTACTTCTCTGATTACTGGGGGGAAGGTGAGGCGATAGCGAAACGTGGCGCTGTTGGGCAATGGGAGTCTTATCCCGAAGAGTCGCTTATCGGCATCGTTGCAGGGATGACGTGCCAGATAAAACCTGAGCGTCTGAAACCCGAGCCGGCAAAGGATACCAGACCCACCCTGTTGGGTGGATTTGACGCGTGA
- a CDS encoding filamentous hemagglutinin: protein MGGGTAGGAAGAGLGTIIAGMFGSDDSKSPTDTGGDQIADQGPTNTGGNQLFDQYGNPTHTGNTENSDTSLSNTGNTNGAIDTGGNTTTTPIADQNKDDLAYLSGDSNYVPSPKHAPGGWGTPMDLSDSQAQDVLNNSIQGGKQKYGLSDGKLYEFQPDNAGGWHGYPVPGTEVPPKVLREFLARGDISKAEYNKMIKGK from the coding sequence ATGGGCGGTGGCACCGCAGGCGGTGCTGCGGGCGCGGGTCTTGGCACCATTATTGCCGGGATGTTTGGTAGCGATGATTCGAAATCACCAACCGATACCGGCGGTGATCAGATTGCTGACCAGGGGCCAACAAATACAGGTGGAAATCAGCTATTTGACCAATATGGTAATCCAACCCACACTGGCAACACAGAGAACAGCGATACATCATTAAGCAATACCGGCAACACTAACGGTGCTATTGATACTGGTGGGAACACAACTACAACACCGATTGCTGATCAGAATAAGGATGATCTGGCTTATTTATCTGGTGATAGTAACTATGTACCGAGTCCCAAACATGCGCCTGGTGGATGGGGGACTCCTATGGATTTAAGTGATTCTCAAGCTCAAGATGTTTTAAACAATTCAATCCAGGGCGGAAAGCAAAAATATGGATTGAGTGATGGGAAATTGTATGAGTTCCAACCTGATAACGCTGGAGGATGGCATGGATATCCTGTCCCAGGCACAGAAGTCCCACCTAAAGTATTACGTGAATTTCTTGCTCGCGGTGATATCAGTAAAGCAGAGTACAATAAAATGATTAAAGGAAAATAG
- a CDS encoding immunity 42 family protein has protein sequence MIYGDPFYFALQFDVVNAWNTAGDIWKNGLFSLYINGGKVFDIVDVFELKTTFSFYSKAPIDDLNVNDSGVEAVVLYKNARDYFIGDGEMLIDGLFDMTCTAMGDNGCYLYFIKTSNGDRLVWSTDRGEKINETTLPQGTIQSVINQLQREIL, from the coding sequence ATGATTTACGGTGATCCCTTTTATTTCGCACTTCAATTCGATGTGGTCAATGCTTGGAATACTGCCGGCGATATATGGAAAAATGGACTGTTTTCGCTATATATCAATGGGGGTAAAGTTTTTGATATTGTTGATGTTTTTGAACTAAAGACAACATTCAGCTTTTATTCTAAGGCCCCTATCGACGATTTAAATGTTAATGATTCGGGTGTTGAGGCTGTCGTTCTTTATAAAAATGCCAGGGATTACTTTATCGGTGATGGTGAGATGCTAATTGATGGTTTATTTGACATGACATGCACAGCAATGGGCGATAACGGTTGTTACCTTTATTTTATCAAAACGAGTAATGGCGATAGATTAGTATGGAGTACTGACCGTGGGGAAAAAATTAACGAGACAACACTTCCACAAGGAACAATACAAAGTGTAATCAATCAATTACAGAGAGAAATTTTATAA
- a CDS encoding hemolysin/hemagglutinin-like protein HecA precursor — protein sequence MVKARQRKWVVTCGKYWENTSTTPIRTSELVVVENNSLSVPDNKSRAQEMTQCQGNATCENAVVDKYKKISAEQHESVVNCKGAQECVDKANEVGKLQTDYANRTNELLEKARVNGGLSPEDQNELSILQVTTIQLEADRTAAIHNALTSGDSPEARQLAINSLAQVVGTSAAGIAAGVGKAGNKGSAIPVSEPVTANNGLVYKSNPKHTLGQQGNRPNAGIEPKNSLSLFEQSIPSTKQYQNKEVRFAVDSDGNIHRFEGTNGQYHWNGSTGDKNALASDQIPSAVQKQLGVKIK from the coding sequence GTGGTAAAAGCACGTCAGCGAAAATGGGTTGTAACCTGTGGAAAGTACTGGGAAAACACCTCTACAACCCCGATAAGGACGTCGGAGTTAGTTGTTGTTGAGAATAACTCGCTCAGTGTGCCGGACAACAAATCACGTGCTCAGGAAATGACACAATGTCAGGGTAATGCTACCTGCGAAAATGCTGTTGTTGATAAGTACAAGAAAATTAGTGCTGAACAGCATGAAAGCGTGGTTAATTGCAAAGGTGCGCAGGAGTGTGTAGATAAGGCAAATGAGGTCGGCAAATTACAGACTGATTATGCTAACCGTACCAATGAGTTACTGGAAAAAGCGCGTGTTAATGGTGGACTAAGCCCGGAAGATCAGAACGAGTTATCTATTCTTCAGGTGACGACTATCCAGCTTGAAGCAGACCGGACTGCAGCCATCCACAATGCTCTGACGTCAGGTGACTCGCCGGAAGCCAGACAGTTGGCGATCAACTCGCTGGCTCAGGTTGTCGGCACCAGTGCAGCAGGTATTGCTGCAGGAGTGGGTAAAGCAGGTAACAAAGGAAGCGCTATTCCTGTATCTGAACCAGTTACAGCCAATAATGGTTTAGTTTACAAGTCAAATCCTAAACATACATTAGGGCAACAAGGCAATAGGCCTAATGCTGGTATTGAGCCCAAGAACTCACTTAGTCTCTTTGAACAATCAATTCCAAGTACAAAACAATACCAAAATAAGGAAGTTAGATTTGCTGTTGATAGTGATGGGAACATACATCGGTTTGAGGGCACTAATGGTCAATATCACTGGAATGGTAGCACTGGAGACAAAAATGCACTGGCAAGCGATCAAATACCAAGCGCTGTTCAAAAACAACTAGGGGTAAAAATAAAATGA
- a CDS encoding type II toxin-antitoxin system RelE/ParE family toxin → MTVSVEWEKRAQHDRENIFLYLNREAGALVAIAADERLAGMAAILAENPLAGVKAGRSARQRKLVVPHFPFIIVYATENKNVRILRVLHTSRKIAGRYSQS, encoded by the coding sequence GTGACGGTCAGTGTTGAATGGGAAAAACGCGCACAGCATGACAGGGAGAACATCTTCCTGTACCTGAACCGGGAAGCCGGCGCACTGGTCGCCATCGCAGCCGATGAGCGGCTGGCAGGCATGGCGGCCATCCTTGCAGAAAACCCGCTTGCCGGGGTGAAAGCCGGGCGTTCAGCGCGTCAGCGTAAGCTTGTGGTGCCTCACTTCCCGTTCATCATCGTCTATGCTACCGAAAATAAGAACGTGCGCATCCTGCGCGTGCTTCATACCTCCCGCAAGATAGCAGGCCGCTACAGCCAGAGCTGA
- a CDS encoding DNA-damage-inducible protein J encodes MSSTIHFRIDEETKRLAMQAAERQQMSLTELMRQRAEELAAEERRHQNSEHEGWLEAQIAQAFSRYDAGEGEYISNDEMENRMKALKQRATRGTL; translated from the coding sequence ATGAGCAGTACTATCCACTTCCGTATCGACGAAGAAACCAAACGGCTGGCAATGCAGGCTGCAGAGCGCCAGCAGATGAGCCTGACGGAGCTGATGCGGCAGCGTGCCGAAGAGCTGGCCGCCGAAGAGCGCCGGCATCAGAACAGCGAGCATGAAGGCTGGCTGGAAGCACAGATAGCGCAGGCGTTCAGCCGTTATGACGCGGGCGAAGGAGAGTACATCAGCAACGACGAAATGGAAAACCGGATGAAGGCGCTGAAACAACGGGCCACGCGGGGTACACTGTGA
- a CDS encoding DUF596 domain-containing protein — MKDINEICSLVIKSSYGLSMGAIWQHISVECADLSDNYSFRKKVFFCILTRLLNEKKIKLAVNGVFLSGTVEQQVQIVQAAWPPYPCEDEDDDLDEYGMWFLVKAPAGVVWLSPDGKELWT, encoded by the coding sequence ATGAAAGATATTAATGAAATATGCTCGTTGGTTATTAAAAGTTCTTATGGCCTATCAATGGGGGCTATATGGCAACATATCAGTGTTGAATGTGCTGACCTTTCTGATAATTACTCCTTCAGAAAGAAAGTGTTTTTTTGTATATTGACTAGACTATTAAATGAGAAAAAAATCAAATTAGCGGTGAATGGTGTTTTTTTATCGGGTACTGTTGAGCAACAAGTACAGATAGTACAAGCAGCTTGGCCACCATATCCATGTGAAGATGAAGATGATGATTTAGATGAGTATGGCATGTGGTTTTTGGTTAAAGCCCCTGCCGGAGTGGTATGGTTATCACCCGATGGTAAAGAGTTATGGACCTAA
- a CDS encoding VENN motif pre-toxin domain-containing protein: MPPFCFGNVVEGSANASAEKLNNNYQSVKDQSGIYAGSGGFDITVGQHTQLDGAVLASEASADKNRLDTGTLGWKNLDNLSEWSGKQAGVTATNTGMPTTGLGQATGDERGTTHSAVADGTIIIRDKDRQQQDIAGLSRDTANANHSVKDGFDAGKVKDKLEIQKEATALGIQAANAYKAAMEHEAAEKNAALKDEISREHPGATEEALNAAVKNDSRYIDAEKEYGPGSDFWRATSGATGLIAGILGGNIEGGVAAGVAPYMAKLVKDASGGNKVARVALHGIVSAALAQAQGGNALSAAAGGMMSAAVMDENLADAFFGKKVDELNGEERQFISNLATVVGAVAGGSVGGDTFSAASGANAARVEVENNSLSGDKSRESVKQSAEYWKDQVRDKLGKGTTSAIANGIINAVADTGDSALGSADYVADAAMALASCAAGDSYCNKALSDLAGKNQTVADSVKALMKSDTWSSVASTLTGAWDGDQAALEATGGILASVILPGKKVPSGIADTGKLSAEKEALRKIAQNSKNSTDLSVKPFGTVLQQQAVKKIDNLASQFNNPAVHPKDFQLNINGKTMVTDPELSLGAPVFKGATDADVMTYFKQLTGSENMPSAKVVPGKGNVYSVKITEGPSAGSTVTLRDFSTSAQQTGAKWTIDLMTPSINGGRRVEVKFKQ; this comes from the coding sequence GTGCCGCCATTCTGTTTTGGCAACGTTGTTGAGGGCAGCGCAAATGCCAGTGCGGAGAAACTGAACAACAACTACCAGTCGGTCAAGGATCAGAGCGGTATCTATGCCGGCAGTGGTGGTTTTGATATTACGGTTGGTCAGCATACTCAACTGGATGGCGCCGTGCTCGCGTCGGAGGCTTCGGCGGATAAAAACCGGCTTGATACCGGAACGCTGGGCTGGAAAAACCTGGATAACCTTTCTGAATGGAGCGGTAAACAGGCAGGCGTGACGGCCACAAATACCGGTATGCCGACCACCGGCCTGGGGCAGGCTACCGGGGATGAGCGCGGCACGACGCACAGTGCGGTTGCCGATGGTACGATCATCATTCGTGATAAGGACCGTCAGCAGCAGGATATTGCCGGGCTCAGCCGTGACACGGCGAATGCGAACCACAGCGTGAAGGACGGGTTTGACGCTGGTAAGGTGAAGGATAAGCTGGAGATCCAGAAGGAAGCGACCGCGCTGGGCATTCAGGCCGCAAACGCTTACAAGGCCGCGATGGAGCATGAGGCCGCGGAGAAGAATGCGGCGCTGAAGGATGAAATCAGCAGGGAGCATCCGGGCGCAACGGAAGAAGCGCTTAATGCAGCCGTGAAGAACGACAGCCGCTACATAGATGCTGAGAAGGAGTATGGGCCCGGGAGTGATTTCTGGCGTGCGACATCCGGGGCAACGGGCCTGATTGCGGGCATCCTGGGGGGCAACATTGAAGGTGGTGTTGCCGCAGGTGTTGCGCCGTATATGGCGAAGCTGGTGAAGGATGCCTCGGGGGGCAATAAGGTTGCCCGCGTGGCGTTGCATGGTATTGTGTCGGCAGCGCTGGCGCAGGCGCAGGGAGGAAACGCGCTGTCTGCGGCGGCAGGCGGAATGATGTCTGCAGCGGTGATGGATGAGAACCTGGCCGACGCGTTTTTTGGTAAGAAAGTGGATGAGCTGAACGGCGAAGAACGGCAGTTTATCAGCAACCTTGCCACGGTAGTGGGTGCCGTGGCAGGCGGTAGCGTGGGTGGAGATACGTTCTCGGCAGCCAGTGGCGCGAATGCGGCGCGGGTGGAGGTTGAGAATAACTCGCTCAGTGGAGACAAGTCCCGAGAATCCGTTAAGCAGAGCGCGGAGTACTGGAAAGATCAGGTTCGGGATAAGCTGGGTAAAGGCACAACATCTGCCATAGCGAACGGCATTATCAATGCGGTTGCGGATACCGGAGACTCAGCGCTGGGATCCGCTGACTATGTCGCGGATGCAGCAATGGCGCTGGCATCGTGTGCTGCCGGGGATAGTTACTGCAATAAGGCTTTAAGCGATCTGGCTGGCAAGAATCAGACAGTGGCTGACAGTGTTAAGGCTCTGATGAAAAGCGATACTTGGTCGAGTGTTGCAAGTACTCTGACAGGGGCGTGGGACGGGGATCAGGCCGCGCTGGAAGCTACTGGTGGAATACTGGCAAGTGTTATATTGCCGGGCAAGAAAGTTCCGAGCGGTATTGCAGATACTGGAAAATTATCGGCTGAAAAAGAAGCCTTAAGAAAAATTGCTCAGAACTCGAAAAACAGTACTGATTTAAGTGTTAAACCATTTGGAACAGTATTGCAACAGCAAGCGGTGAAGAAAATTGATAACCTTGCATCTCAGTTTAATAACCCGGCCGTACATCCAAAAGACTTTCAGTTAAATATTAATGGGAAAACGATGGTTACGGATCCAGAACTAAGTTTAGGTGCGCCTGTATTTAAGGGGGCCACTGATGCTGATGTCATGACTTACTTTAAGCAGCTTACAGGATCAGAAAATATGCCATCGGCTAAGGTTGTTCCCGGAAAAGGTAATGTGTACTCAGTAAAAATTACAGAAGGACCGTCTGCTGGTAGTACTGTAACATTGAGGGATTTTTCAACATCAGCGCAACAGACTGGTGCTAAATGGACTATAGATTTGATGACTCCATCGATAAATGGCGGAAGAAGGGTGGAGGTTAAATTTAAACAATGA